TATTTGCGCTTGTAATCCTCGGAAGTCGGATCTGTTTTAAATAACATCGCCTTGCCTGCCCCTTCGGTATTCGGTAAAACAGTCCACGGTAATGGACTGCGAATACTTTTCGCGTTTGCAGCTTCCCAACCACCCTGCCGTGCATTAATCCCAGGGAAAGCTGTCTTTGCAGAATTATGCAATGGTCGGGTAGCAGCAGCATTGACCTGCTTTCTTGTTCTCGTCGTACTTGTTCCTGGATTTCCAAGAATGTTACACCCCAAAAAATTCACCGATGCACCAACAGTGCTCGCATGTTGTAGCTGCACCGGTAACCTAACCCCTCTTGATCGAAGCATGATCCAGCTCTCCGCTTTCTTTCTGCGAACTGTACCCGGGTCTGCTAATCGTTATGCTGTCTCCACGGCGTCTGTCTCTGTTGGCACGACAGCGGTGAGACAATAAGAAACCCTTCAACTTTTTCCCTGCTCTAGTTTACTTGCACTCTCGCTTGTTATGCTATCGACCCGCTCCGGCAAAGCACCGTGTGATTCATCTGTTTACAGAGCTAGCTTGACATTACAAGAAACCCGCTGGCCAATGGGATCGGAAGCCACGCCTCCTAGTTTACTTAGATAACAAACAAATTAGGGACCCAAACGGGCGGGTGACGTCAGGTATTTCATAACGTGGCGTGAGCTGCAGGACTGATACAGGTGGGTCAGGGTTATGAAGCATTGTAATGGTGTGTTTATATTAGATATTTGACCTCCTATATTTGAGActcttgcatttttaaaataataaagccaTTTTCTTTGTCAGTATTTTACTGCTTCAAGCTTGTTCACGACAGTTTTGTGTAAACCTGACAGGATCCTTGTTTGAGTTCTAGCTGCATGAGTTGATTTAGTTATATCAGAGAACCCCGTGTTATATGAGAGATCCTGTAACACTTTGTATCTCAATAATCAATTCCTTTACACGCACATTATCATTTGCAGTTCTTTTAAACAAGTCATGCCTAACATATTGGAAACTCTTATCCGCGCATTCATTTGGTATTCACTACAGCGCTTCACAAGCTGCTTGCATTTTACTCGCTGTATTTCACAGAGAATTGTCTAGAAAACACCTAGAACTGACTGCTTCACTCTGTCTCCTATCTGTCTTTAAAAAACCCAGACACTCTTGACTGATAATCTGTAAGCTTAACACACACGATTCAATTGTTAACATGTGGGGATAAATAACTTGTAATAATGTTTAGCAGAATTGATATGGTGCTCATAAGTGTATCAGGGTGTGTTTGCATTACAGAAAATGAGGGATCTGTCAAGCATTAGGAGTTTAGTGCTGTCCACCGTGGTGTCTCTTAAACACTGACGCTCAGGTACACTGGAAAGCTGCTTCATGATTGATGCTAGCCTTTGCGCTATCCCAGTATGACACCTGTAACATGTCTCTTCTTCCCGTTGCTATAGCAACTGTTCTCTCTGCTTCCAAAGAGCAGTGAAACGCTTTTGAAAGGTGATAACGAGGCTTCACAGAAATAAGAAAGCTGAACAAAAAACGAGGCTTGTTTCTTTGAAATGTCTGTGAGCTTCTGTACATGCTGCTGACATGTGTACAATCTTACATATTTCCTGTTCTACACATCAAGACTACCCGCCTGCTAAATATCTCAAACACACAACGTTAGGGTGTTGAGCTCAGAGCTATACAAAGCAGGACTTCGATTTGCATGCTGGTGTTGAAGGGCCTGCTTTGTTCTTCCACATCTTACTGCAGAACATACAGAAGCAGCCCCACTAAAATAGATTATAATACATATTGTTTTATCCTCTAATCTGAACTGTACTTTCATTGTTACTGGTACTACTGTAATACATGACATGTTATCTAGTTCTGGCTTTGAGAAATAAGGGCAGAATGTAACCTTATCTAGTGGAACAGAAACtgatactggggggggggggggggggggcaggttttTCTAACCTTTTGGGGACACAGAGGTTAACATGTGAAAAAGCAACAATGTGGGGAAGGCCCCAGTATATTATCTGCTTAAGAATCAAACGAAAAGTCCAGAAGTCTTATTTCCTCTCTGCGTTCACCTGGTGGGGAGTTTCAATGGCTTTCTACAGACCTGTACCTCCTAAAACTTTCCACGCTGCTTTATAACATGCCTCTTCCAAGCAGGTTCTAGTGCATACTTGCTATCGGCTGTTGCTGTACACGTGCCAGACACAGAAATGAAAGGAGCAGGGAGGTGCATCTTGTACAGGACACACAAGTTTTAAGAAAACCAGGCAAGGTAAGTTCTTCTTCCCAGGGAGTCTGGGAACATAGCAgtgaccagtgtttttttttttttttaacacaatgcCAGTTTCCAGACAGTTGAGCTCTTCCCTGTGAAATCCCTGGGGCTGGGTGTTTGTCAGGCTGGGTTTCATTAGCATGTGCATTCATCCACAACCCCTAGAGCTCTGCAAGGCGGGGCTGCACTGAACACTGGCGTTCTTccacactgagctctctgacacacagcCAGCTGgctcctgctctgcacagacccGCACCGCATTCATGCAGCCACAGCACATTGCAGACAGAAATATCAGTGGGAAAAAAAGCAACGTGCTCCGAACGAGCGTCTTCATTCCCGTCGGATACAACTCCAGTACGTTACAGTTTAAAGCCTTGGGGCCACGCAATGAAAGTGCCGTGCAGTGTATCCCctgtatgtattttctttacattcTCATAAAGCCCCCCTTTTATTAGCCTTCTGCTCATTTTTGATTAATTGGCTGCTGGCTGCACTATTCATGTGCTGCTTGGCCTTCACCACTGAACTCTAACTGCAGTTtcttgaaaatcaataaaaacctGAGGTTAAAGACAGGGTTCTCTGTTTCATAGAGCACCCAGAAAGCAGAGCTCTGCACCCCCCTTGCCTAGTGCAGCTCAGATTGATGTGAAACAGCGTGCAGGCTTTTGAAAACGTCATTCTTCTGGCTTCTCATCCCAAGTGGGCTCTCTCATTGAGAATGGAGTGAATTATGTGAAGGGGCCAATGGCAAGGGCGTCCTATTGAAAGAGCCTGAATGAGCCTCCTTACAATAGAGTCTAGAGTCTGAGAGCAGTGTGGAAACCACCAACAGAGCAGAAACGAAGCAGGAAACCACTGCTGTTCTCATTGTGTCAGATACTAGAAACTGGCAACGCAGAAAGGAAAGTCTTTTAGTGAAAATACCATTGCTTATtttcaatggggggggggggggggggggggggaggtttatACTGTTATAGCTCAGTACAGCCAGCCCTGGTTTTCATGGATAACATCCTGTGGGTTACAGTACCTAATCCAAACTCTGAAAGGACATCCCTTATTACCAAGAGGACTGACTCTTGCAAGAGGACTGACTCTTGCAAGAGGACTGACTCTTGCAAGAGAACGGTTGGTTTTCCTAAAGTAGCACTGGCTTTCTAAAAGGACATTCACCTTGCTGATGTCACAGAGGCACACACGAGGGTCACACGAACAGCACAGTTACATCTTCCTATTgtcattattcttttttaatcAGTAAGCACACATAACTAAAATAACAACTAGAATAGTCAATACAGTGCTTTACTTTGCATTGTTCCATaggaacatattttaaaacttgCAATAGAAATACCTCATTAAGCCAGCAGAGGGCATGATACACACTTTATAGTGCCTGAATTCATACAGTACAATTTAGAGTCTAAAGGCTGCTCTCTGCTGGCTTATTGTTTGTCAGTCTGACAGCCTGTGCAATTGTAGATTCGAAGTCTTAAATATTCAACTTTCAACACAAACGCTCGCAATAAAAGGCAAAAACAAACACCAGCATCtgaacaaaatatacaatttatttaaaacctgTTGATACAACCATCAATATTTTGCCAGTACTTACAAAATCAGTagtttgtctctttttttttcattagagaATACCATCTCCTCTCTGTCACTTTAATCAGCCTCATATACCAGAGTGCACAAGAACCAGGATAGACTCTGCAAGTGGCAACCCTCACACTACCTTCACATCAGTGTTAAAAAGCACATGGTATGAAATCTGGGTAGAAACACATTGCACTGATCACTGTAAAATAATTACCTGCTATGGCACTGTCATCAATGAACCTACCAGTATTTTTATTACACTACTCAGTTGCAATACAGCTGTTCCTCCTCTTGGTCCTGCTTGGTTAAGATGCCCTGGAATGCCTCTCCTAATTTCAGCGTTCTCTTTAGAACTGATAGAATGTTCTGGAATGGAACGTGGATTCCTTGAAATAAAGAGGCTAGCCGATATGTCTGTGGTTTATGAAACACAAACTGAACCAACAAGAGGCTCAAACACAGCCTCTAACTTACTTGCTCCACGTTTTGATAACGCCGTTTAAAACATGTAATTTGCTTTTAACCCTCCGTTTAAAGGACGTACTGCCCCCTGACTGCTTTGAAGTGGCACGCTGCGGGCTCAGGCTTCCTCCACTGTGTGCGAGTACAGTTTGTTTAAATGTCACACAGCGACACAGATGTTGTTCCTGCTTATCCCTGCGGCTGTCCCTTTTGATctgtgcccagggtttgtctgcAGTTCCAACAGAACCCCAACACTCTCATAGCATGAGAAATGAAAGGGTCGTCCTTGCTCCCCTATGGTCAGTAACTTTTGCTACTGAAGGTGTGCAGTCAGTTGTCCATGGTCACGGAGGACACATTGTCCATGCATGATGATGGGCGTCCCTCAGCTGCAACTGCAGGGGGTAGCTGACCAGTTCTGTAGATAACATTGGGTCCATATAACGCTGCACCTCTTACACATCTCTAAAAGTATTGATGAAGAGAAGCATTGTCATTTCATAAGAGCTTACTGGCTTAGCCTAGCGTATGCAGGAGTAAATATAGTTCTGTGCAGTGCGGTATCTATTTACAGTAGTACAGCAcgctaacactgatccctgtgcttCAGCGCTAGGAGGGGGCTTTCAGCACAACTGCACTACTGACCTTACACTGTCTGTAACACTAGagacatatacatatacatagatatatatagatatagatagatagatatatttacaaaatatttaatttaataatacaaatatagatCGAAAATATTATCAGTTGTGGTAAACTACAGATAATTTaagcatttacattaaaaaataataacatatttacagCTTTGCACAGTATGATTTACAATTTATACACGTGGCTCAGCGGTTAGAGTGCCAGCTCATGTTCTCTGCCAGTGTCTGAGTGTCTTTACTCCCCACCTACCTGCTGTTGTCATGGCAGCAAGCACCAATAGCATGGCCTGTATGGTTGAAAGAGAGAAAAGACCAGGcttcaaaatgtaacatttccaGTCCATTGCTGTGTCCAGTCACATGAGaatcatttttttcttaatacaTCATTTCTGAAGCACAGacaataaatgtgtatttgtcTTCCAGCTGGGATTCAGATCAGGTAAAGCTTGGTCTTAGCTCTGCGTCTCTAAATCCTTTGGTTTCTCAGACACGCTGCTCTATGAATAATTGAATTCATTGGCACGTTTTCTGCTTTGAAACCTCACCGAAGCTGAGAATGAAGTAATGGAATCCCTGTATTCTACATATCAACCCCAGTGACAGACAGCAGGTTTCTCTCTTGCGGTGGTCACTAGGTGAAGGGGAGTCTTCGTTCACTTTGGAGGACTCACAGCTACAGTGCTCTACAGTGGTATCCTCATTGTTCTTACCTCAGCTCCCATCAACTACCCATCCTCAAACCTGCAGTGTTCTTTAAGGAGAATGACCAGACAATCACCTGCAGTGTGACTTGCTTCAGACCCTGTACAGAATCTCTGCTTGCCCCGCCCCCTTGTGTGACATCACTTGGAATCCCCTAACCCACAAGCTAACCGCTATGAAATGGTACAGCAGCCCTGCGCCTTCTCGTTGATCTCCTCCACTGGCTGCTTCAGCCTCAGAAGGGGCGGGTCCCCGCTGGTTACTGTGTAATAAACCGAGCTCCCGTTGGAGGAGACCAGGGGCAGGCGTGTCTCAGCCGGGCCGGTCCCGTTGGCGAGGTGACCGTTGAGCAACGGGTGACTGAGCAGCTTGGTGGCGGCTCTCTGTCTCTTCAGCTCCGCCAGGGTCTGGTGGCCCCGCTCGCTGTAGGCAGCCCAGGGGTCTGTGAGGGAGCTGGGGGTCTCTGGGGTCGAGGGGCTCCTCGGGGCATCTCCATTGCAAGGGGGGGTTGTGGCTGTGCTGGATAAGGAGATCTTCCCGTTCTGAGTGCTGCCAGCGGGTTTCTGCTCCTTGGCTGGCTTGGAGCTCCTGGACTTCTCTGGTGTTGCTTTCTGCTTGAGGGAATACATGGAAATTTGTTTAATTATACAGGTGATTCTTCCACAATTTGAGTAAGAAATCAGAATAAaactttttatttcacatttctggACTATTATTCTTTTCTTCTCTCAAACTGATTGAAATCTGCTGGTGGGCAGACAAAGGGAGGACTGCATGGTCAGTGCCGTGCTCCAAAACAAGTCAAGCCCGCTGTGTACACAATGCTCATACCCAGCACAATGGACAGCAAGCGCCCTGCctctgcagccccccccccccgccccccgccttACCGGAACAGTGTTCTCCTGATTGGACTCTCTCTCCCGCTcgtccccctccctctcctccggCTTCTTCCCCCCCAGCCACACGATGGCCTCGGTCTCATACTCCTTTCTGTAGCGATTGTTGCGATCGGAGACACTGGCCCTGCGCACCACcttcctgcagagacacacacacactcacgctgtgacccagctccagcaatccacttcccttcctgtgtcaagGGTTTGCAACACTGGCTTAATCCTAATCCTTCATTAAAATCAGAATCCATGCTGCTCACTGCTACACAGTCTAACATATAATACATATTCCTTAAGTTTTATTTCCCCATTAATCAATGATCAAAAGGCTGTAACATTTATATAATGAAACTTGTAATAAATGACTTGGTATGTTATTGCTTGGGCTTTGTGAGAGACAATACCAAGCAGACAGACTTTTTGACTAAGACCGTCATCAgaattcttaataataataataataataataataatctattacaGGCGGAGAGATTGCTTTGAGAAAAGGACGTTTCAAACAGTGAAATGGAGAGAAAGCTCAGCACTCCTGTTGTGTTCCAGTTGTGTTGTGATAGAATCAGGACTGGTCTCTGAGCACTAGGTGGCAGCACTCACCCCCGGCTGCCCGTACTGGAGGTCCTCCTACACAGGGAAGTCTTGTGTGTGAGCTGGGACTTCATGATGATGTCATGCTTGTGCTTGAGATCCAGCAGCATGGCTTTGAACTCCTCGTCCTCACACAGGTCTgagaaacacaacacagcagagCCAGCCGGTCACTCTCACTGAGGCTTCACTCCGCGGTTACACTGTCTATTAACTGatcactgaaacattttaataagtagCTTTCCCATTGATATCACCGCGGCACGATGATGGGACCCATTCATAACccttctttaaccctttcagtcctgtcTGATCTCAGCGCCGTCGAATCCcgttggaacctcacaggactcctaggtcccagtctgaggtcggGTAGAAATATACATCAAATATATTGCTGTCCTGTTCTCATATACAGTATAAGCAATAAAGGAGCTTTGAATTATAGAACTTCAtttcaacaaaaataattcagggctGAAAGGGTTCAGAATGTATAAAGAATGTTTTTATGAATACATTTtgctattcatgaaactgttctaggctACACTTTATATAACCCTGTCGTTTGTTATTTTACTTCACATTTACAGTGGCTTTCATTTCGAGACATGGACACCAGCTTCTGATGCAGGGGAGATATTACCTGTGCATTACTGCTTGCTACATATCAGCAAGCAGTTTAGGAAAGTTTCTACAGTTTGGAATGTGTTATAAAGATTTGTAATAATCTGTCTGCAGATCATCAGTCTAATAGACGGATTAGCAGCCTGCTGGGATACACAGACAGTACAGTGCTGAAAGCTAGTTTGACAGATGGGCAGGAGAGCAGACACTAAGACAACAAGACGACAACCAGACCAATTAACAAGCagccagccagacagacagacagacactacgTCATGTTGAAGGCAGTCGAGTAGTGTAGCAACAGACCAATGTGTTGGCAAGGCAGGATAATTACCAGCTGTGTGATCATCACAGCTATTGTTATGAAGGCCTGGCAGGGTTTAGAGCAGGCTTCTGTTTCTGGCAGCTTCTAATGAGCTTCCCTGCTATAAGCAGGGTGCTGATGGCCCTCATGAGCCCATTGCTGTAAAGGGGTTAGGGGATTACAGTAAGGGTTAGGATGCCTCCGTCTCATGAATCCTGGAAACAAGGATATTACTGCATTGGTACAAATGAGTGCCTGTTGTTTTTGAAATTAAGACTCGTATATGGAGGTTGTGTGGGTGAGTGAAAGGGGTTTGGGCTTGAACTCACCGATAGGAGTCTCATGCAGGTAGGTTTTGGCATTCAGACTGGCTCCATGGGAAACCAGCAACTCAGCCACCTGTatctggaaacacacacaacaaaacaatcACACCTCTGCACAGGGGTTTCAGAGTTTCAATGAAGGAATCTACTGGAGAGCTctgaatgtctgtctgtctgtctgtctgccattgggTTCCAAAtttacaaatgtttatttatttatttttggcaaagttttactttttaaaggggCTAACAGTAAACGTCCTTTCTATCTAAATAGTCTGTTCCAGGAGTTTCATTTCTTCCTTAAGAAATGTCGGTGGcactacatgttttaaataaccaACAGTGAGAAGTACTAGTGGAAGGAAAGCTTTTGCAGGTAAAGGCTGAACGCAGTGTGTAAGAGACTGCAAGCTGATGTGTGTAAATCCACAGCCTCTGCAGTGTGGGCAGACCCAGCCCCAACACGGCTCACTGGTACTCCCGGAGGGATGGATCTGACCAGGGTGTTTGAGAAGGAGTGTGAGGGACTGACCTGCCCCCAGCAGGCTGCAGCATGGAGTGGCAGCCACCCGTCGATGTCTCTGATATCCACCCGGGCTCCCTGCTCCAAGAGGAGTTCTGCGGCCTGGATGTAGCCATTTGCTGCAGCGATGTGGAGCTGGAAAGAGGGAGAGGAGATTAGGACACAACGCTCATTCGCTGCAGCGATGTGGAGCTGGAAAGAGGGAGAGGAGATT
The sequence above is drawn from the Acipenser ruthenus chromosome 29, fAciRut3.2 maternal haplotype, whole genome shotgun sequence genome and encodes:
- the LOC131702105 gene encoding protein phosphatase 1 regulatory inhibitor subunit 16B-like isoform X1, whose protein sequence is MANHLDLLSELHYLEKAPSLERLRTAQKRRNQQLKKWAQYEKEMQSKKRKADRKRNAPQLPRKRVSFTASVALLEASTRSDAEEVRYLLRNNVDPNLCNDDGLTALHQCCIDNYEEIAKILLNRGANVNARDNELWTPLHAAATCGHASLVKVLIQQGADLLAVNSDGNMPYDLCEDDPTLDIIEMAMANRGITQEMINEMRVAVEKRMISDIQELLQSRQDLGKTDEQGATLLHIAAANGYIQAAELLLEQGARVDIRDIDGWLPLHAAACWGQIQVAELLVSHGASLNAKTYLHETPIDLCEDEEFKAMLLDLKHKHDIIMKSQLTHKTSLCRRTSSTGSRGKVVRRASVSDRNNRYRKEYETEAIVWLGGKKPEEREGDERERESNQENTVPQKATPEKSRSSKPAKEQKPAGSTQNGKISLSSTATTPPCNGDAPRSPSTPETPSSLTDPWAAYSERGHQTLAELKRQRAATKLLSHPLLNGHLANGTGPAETRLPLVSSNGSSVYYTVTSGDPPLLRLKQPVEEINEKAQGCCTIS
- the LOC131702105 gene encoding protein phosphatase 1 regulatory inhibitor subunit 16B-like isoform X2, producing MANHLDLLSELHYLEKAPSLERLRTAQKRRNQQLKKWAQYEKEMQSKKRKADRKRNAPQLPRKRVSFTASVALLEASTRSDAEEVRYLLRNNVDPNLCNDDGLTALHQCCIDNYEEIAKILLNRGANVNARDNELWTPLHAAATCGHASLVKVLIQQGADLLAVNSDGNMPYDLCEDDPTLDIIEMAMANRGITQEMINEMRVAVEKRMISDIQELLQSRQDLGKTDEQGATLLHIAAANGYIQAAELLLEQGARVDIRDIDGWLPLHAAACWGQIQVAELLVSHGASLNAKTYLHETPIDLCEDEEFKAMLLDLKHKHDIIMKSQLTHKTSLCRRTSSTGSRGKVVRRASVSDRNNRYRKEYETEAIVWLGGKKPEEREGDERERESNQENTVPKATPEKSRSSKPAKEQKPAGSTQNGKISLSSTATTPPCNGDAPRSPSTPETPSSLTDPWAAYSERGHQTLAELKRQRAATKLLSHPLLNGHLANGTGPAETRLPLVSSNGSSVYYTVTSGDPPLLRLKQPVEEINEKAQGCCTIS